The Chanos chanos chromosome 6, fChaCha1.1, whole genome shotgun sequence genome includes a region encoding these proteins:
- the perm1b gene encoding uncharacterized protein perm1b, translating to MDDLDHSVLIAEQDWNKFYEESEECSLQQPDLAQSDDSGLSDAEESRHAVPELSRPIQSSLEHPAVSGEGTSESQTDLVQGSESGIPSEQPDNTNNLRTDNPEPELRIPEEKCTRQPGQRALSDSNNAGAIPSCLAFEVNAEDHDKNLTKEQQNYSKNPGGQQDERQTEDKTDQVIVEPVTHSPCGQVNRHSKVLEQQETSETVTRVTDDVAGQKTEKERWFVTVNDSPARLRASVCASGQKKRRKKKSSRKSTHRRPTSEGQCPLFRSETEAEGEGDNESDAKDNQFPELQHSNTIPRKVPQNLQLQDEHLSQSGHVIGEPMHCPEGTEGQEPSNERTAILDEALGPTRPIYAISSFWDEMEKLTINDILQLRIANNRSPLRMRIDEETAPTDDNILHLMDQGQGSSKDESLQDSVSVDDTADSDYFTHLDDSKPDRSSCEFSTFSDFDEEFLQILQSVSATPTPEPQDAEEKNQSFLESTDTKVFYQDQTLEATILSHHRKSEDLMMLRSENGTPLYLFPNSDSQDLLLSTCQDPDLSPIIVEGSNAVRATPSPVLSVSDILDDHFLMSLQEIFKEDCDEQEPRARSWDRPRSTVPIPYSDNLSVSESYDYFFSDFEVGNLFFPSKEGLQKTEEKTVPIFSTSHPVVRDAAFPEVEEIVETEEEDECAPIRVMTRFSSQSQHRTEASATPDAYFYTNQRRNWKSLFSLRRIRLPEKGMSWCRQASSWVFPAIARKADCTVWESECTSAIPKVATVSPTHPTTLQLDDLLLQRFAKQQRHLQTAMSVTKRDGFTLSIKQADMCLVCIAFASWVLKSTNPQSADMWKAALLANVSAISAIQYLRQYMNEEKAQLKR from the exons atgGATGATTTAGACCACAGCGTGCTCATAGCGGAGCAGGACTGGAATAAGTTCTACGAGGAGAGTGAAGAATGCTCCCTCCAACAGCCTGATCTGGCCCAATCAGACGACTCAGGGCTCAGTGACGCTGAAGAGAGCAGACACGCAGTTCCGGAACTTTCTCGACCCATCCAATCCAGCCTTGAACATCCTGCAGTCTCCGGGGAAGGGACATCTGAATCACAGACAGACTTAGTCCAAGGTTCTGAATCCGGAATCCCGTCGGAGCAACCCGACAACACAAACAACCTGAGGACAGATAACCCGGAACCTGAACTGCGAATTCCAGAGGAGAAGTGCACACGGCAGCCTGGGCAAAGAGCACTGAGTGATTCAAATAACGCAGGAGCCATCCCCTCGTGCCTGGCCTTTGAGGTTAACGCAGAAGATCATGACAAGAACCTCACCAAAGAGCAACAAAACTATTCAAAGAATCCGGGAGGACAACAAGATGAAAGGCAAACAGAGGATAAGACTGACCAAGTCATTGTAGAACCAGTTACTCATTCACCTTGTGGCCAAGTTAACAGACATAGCAAGGTGCTTGAGCAACAGGAGACCTCAGAAACAGTCACCCGGGTTACAGACGACGTTGCAggtcagaaaacagagaaggagcgCTGGTTTGTGACCGTTAACGACAGTCCGGCGCGACTGAGAGCAAGCGTCTGCGCttctggccaaaaaaaaagaagaaaaaaaaaaagctctagaAAGTCGACTCACCGCCGCCCAACGTCAGAGGGACAGTGCCCTCTTTTtaggagtgagacagaggcagagggagaaggagataACGAATCAGATGCAAAAGACAACCAATTTCCAGAACTTCAACATTCGAACACAATTCCTCGCAAAGTCCCACAAAATCTTCAA CTACAGGATGAGCATTTGTCGCAGTCAGGTCATGTGATAGGTGAACCGATGCATTGTCCCGAGGGGACAGAAGGTCAGGAACCATCTAACGAGAGAACCGCGATATTGGACGAGGCGCTTGGCCCGACTCGACCGATCTATGCCATCTCCTCCTTCTGGGATGAGATGGAAAAACTGACCATAAATGACATCTTGCAACTTAGAATAGCTAATAACAGGTCTCCACTGAGAATGCGCATTGACGAGGAGACTGCCCCTACGGATGACAACATCCTCCATCTAATGGATCAGGGTCAGGGCAGTTCTAAAGATGAAAGTTTACAGGACAGTGTTTCGGTTGATGACACTGCAGACTCTGACTACTTCACACATTTGGACGACTCCAAGCCAGACCGCTCAAGCTGCGAATTCTCTACTTTCTCTGATTTCGACGAAGAGTTTCTGCAGATTCTGCAAAGCGTGAGTGCAACTCCTACTCCTGAGCCTCAAGACgctgaagagaaaaatcaaagttTTCTGGAATCCACTGACACGAAAGTGTTCTACCAAGATCAGACTTTGGAAGCAACCATCCTGAGCCATCACCGTAAGTCAGAAGACCTTATGATGCTGCGCTCTGAAAATGGAACCCCTCTGTACCTCTTTCCAAACTCAGACTCACAGGACCTACTCCTAAGCACTTGTCAGGACCCAGATTTGAGCCCTATTATTGTGGAAGGTAGCAATGCTGTGAGAGCAACACCCTCGCCCGTTTTATCCGTTAGCGATATTCTAGATGACCATTTCCTGATGTCCTTACAAGAGATCTTTAAAGAGGATTGTGACGAACAGGAACCTCGGGCAAGGTCGTGGGACAGACCCAGATCCACCGTCCCAATTCCATACTCGGACAATTTGTCCGTGTCCGAGTCCTACGATTATTTTTTCTCGGATTTTGAGGTTGGAAATCTTTTCTTCCCTTCAAAGGAAGGCTTGCAGAAAACCGAAGAGAAGACGGTCCCTATATTTTCCACCTCTCACCCTGTGGTAAGAGACGCGGCCTTCCCAGAGGTGGAGGAAATCgtagaaacagaggaggaagatgaatgTGCTCCAATCCGGGTGATGACTCGCTTTAGCAGCCAATCCCAGCACAGAACAGAGGCCTCAGCCACTCCAGATGCGTACTTTTACACAAACCAAAGGAGAAACTGGAAAAGCCTGTTCTCTCTAAGAAGAATCCGACTTCCTGAAAAAGGAATGAGTTGGTGCAGACAGGCCAGTTCCTGGGTCTTTCCTGCAATTGCCAGGAAGGCAGACTGCACTGTGTGGGAATCTGAGTGCACCAGTGCAATACCTAAGGTTGCCACAGTCAGTCCTACACACCCCACTACACTCCAACTGGACGACCTGCTCCTCCAACGGTTTGCAAAGCAACAGAGACATCTGCAGACAGCAATGTCAGTCACAA AGAGAGATGGCTTCACCCTCTCGATAAAGCAGGCCGACATGTGCCTAGTCTGCATTGCCTTTGCATCGTGGGTACTGAAGTCCACCAATCCACAGTCCGCAGACATGTGGAAAGCAG CTCTATTGGCAAACGTGAGTGCCATATCAGCCATCCAGTACCTGCGACAATACATGAACGAAGAGAAGGCTCAACTTAAACGATGA
- the LOC115814786 gene encoding RING finger protein 223: protein MPERDPESPASSTELQHVHKVRASVTSDNQAWDASPECAICFTTYDNAFKTPKVLECSHTFCLECLARFTVVSPELAGTKITCPLCRHPTTIPEHGPPGLATSREVLDQLPSDKQQEQRVWIEGKKLCTSDPTRTNYICIDIGANKQEDNRRRQTEGFGSRLLRFLGFYGDWKRILLFTVILLAIFFTILWPLQCFFTTGSLSRCFRNNNDDTTSMTTLPPFFTRN from the coding sequence ATGCCTGAGAGAGATCCAGAGTCGCCGGCATCCTCTACAGAGCTGCAGCACGTCCACAAAGTCCGAGCTTCCGTTACCAGTGACAATCAAGCATGGGACGCGAGTCCGGAATGTGCCATCTGTTTCACAACCTATGACAACGCGTTCAAGACGCCGAaagttctagaatgttctcacACATTCTGCTTGGAATGCCTGGCACGGTTCACGGTCGTCTCGCCCGAGCTGGCAGGCACGAAGATCACCTGTCCGCTCTGTCGCCACCCGACGACCATCCCCGAACACGGCCCGCCGGGGCTGGCCACCAGCCGGGAGGTTCTGGATCAGCTCCCGAGCGACAAGCAGCAAGAGCAGAGAGTTTGGATAGAAGGGAAAAAACTGTGCACGTCAGACCCCACGAGGACCAACTACATCTGTATCGACATTGGCGCAAACAAGCAGGAAGACAACAGGAGACGGCAGACGGAGGGGTTTGGAAGTAGACTCTTGCGATTCCTGGGTTTCTACGGAGACTGGAAGAGGATTTTGCTCTTCACCGTGATATTACTGGCCATTTTCTTCACGATCCTGTGGCCCCTGCAGTGCTTCTTCACCACAGGCTCGCTGTCCCGTTGCTTCCGAAACAACAACGACGACACGACCAGTATGACCACGTTACCACCTTTCTTCACCAGGAactag